In Acaryochloris marina S15, a single genomic region encodes these proteins:
- a CDS encoding PAS domain S-box protein, with product MPSTLTIEHMLDCHPPVVSPEVTLLEVVQMMQAGTVPQWHQPQSGAVNNPQSYVVVLEQDQIKGLFTNQDIMRLVAEQYDFASTPLTEVLTTAKHYPQISEVRTWEQAMGCFQVGGLSYLPVLKGRQLVGTLSLEKLRTWKLTSISPPSIVAAQPIEAASIDDVKHKLAEMTQHQSQQQRFYTALQSAMEGISQLDPQGCFVEVNHTYAQHFGYSPEELVGLPWQTTVFVSDLPILESAYNIMLDTGKITLETRGITKQGAIFYQQLTMVANRDEQGEFLGHFCFMQNISARKLAEVKRIESEQRFQAMADCSSALIWVADEHNRRTYFNAEWLKFTGRTLKQEIQKGWATGIHPADIHDCLTTLTLAFEERRSLQLEYRYLNHAGDYRWLIDSGQPRFLPNGKFVGYVGSCIDITPFKKVADSLEQANYQLQENINQNIDALVGANAQLEESESRFRSLADSLPALIWVCDTNQRCTYVNQTWQTFTGRSLEQEINWGWLDTIHPDDHASFVSQLKTSFVEETSLQLEYRRCDRNGTYRWILNTVIPRYIDNQFAGMIGCGLDITESKQSQVDLEQAVLELKRSNRDLEEFAYVASHDLREPLRKIRSFSELLLEDYADQIDDNGRRYFDYIIDGAKRMDALVQSVLQYSRVGRQQQSPEPIDLNTIVQQIASDYSLQIEQKKGWIVYDELPTLILGKVESVQLFQNLIGNALKFHGDQPPHITVKAQRQGSHWQISVSDTGIGIAPEFCDRVFTMFARQHQRDQYPGTGIGLSICRKIVESYGGQIHFETEVGKGTTFIFTLPAID from the coding sequence ATGCCAAGCACCCTGACTATTGAGCATATGCTGGATTGTCATCCCCCTGTGGTGTCCCCTGAGGTGACATTACTGGAGGTTGTCCAGATGATGCAGGCGGGAACAGTCCCCCAGTGGCATCAACCGCAATCCGGGGCGGTGAACAATCCGCAAAGTTATGTTGTCGTTCTTGAACAGGACCAGATCAAAGGTCTATTTACGAATCAGGATATTATGCGGCTCGTAGCTGAGCAATATGATTTTGCCAGCACTCCGCTTACGGAGGTACTGACCACTGCTAAGCACTATCCCCAAATTTCTGAGGTAAGAACTTGGGAACAGGCAATGGGTTGTTTCCAGGTCGGTGGACTGTCATATTTGCCCGTTCTGAAGGGTCGACAACTCGTCGGAACTTTAAGCCTAGAAAAGTTACGGACCTGGAAACTGACCTCCATATCCCCACCCTCCATTGTGGCTGCCCAGCCTATCGAAGCAGCATCCATAGACGATGTGAAACACAAGCTTGCTGAGATGACGCAACATCAATCTCAGCAACAACGTTTTTACACGGCCTTACAAAGTGCGATGGAAGGGATTTCACAACTCGATCCCCAGGGATGTTTTGTGGAAGTTAACCATACTTATGCACAACATTTTGGATATAGCCCCGAAGAATTGGTGGGATTGCCTTGGCAAACCACGGTATTTGTCAGCGATCTTCCCATTTTGGAATCGGCTTACAACATCATGTTAGACACCGGCAAAATCACCTTAGAAACGCGCGGGATCACCAAGCAAGGTGCCATCTTCTATCAGCAACTCACCATGGTGGCGAATCGGGATGAGCAAGGCGAGTTCCTGGGGCATTTCTGTTTTATGCAGAATATTAGCGCTCGCAAGCTAGCCGAAGTCAAACGAATTGAGAGTGAACAACGATTTCAGGCCATGGCTGACTGTTCATCAGCTCTGATCTGGGTGGCGGATGAACACAATCGACGCACCTATTTCAACGCAGAATGGCTGAAATTTACAGGCAGAACGTTAAAACAAGAAATCCAAAAGGGTTGGGCGACTGGCATCCATCCTGCAGATATTCATGATTGTCTGACTACATTGACCTTGGCGTTTGAAGAACGACGATCGCTGCAACTCGAATATCGTTATCTGAATCATGCGGGTGACTATCGCTGGCTCATCGATTCTGGGCAGCCTCGTTTTTTACCCAACGGAAAATTTGTGGGCTATGTCGGATCGTGCATTGACATCACTCCCTTTAAAAAGGTGGCTGACTCTTTAGAACAAGCTAACTACCAGTTACAGGAAAATATCAACCAAAATATTGACGCTTTGGTGGGTGCAAATGCCCAGTTAGAGGAAAGTGAGTCTCGATTTCGATCTTTGGCGGATTCTTTACCTGCATTGATTTGGGTTTGCGATACGAATCAACGCTGTACTTACGTCAATCAGACATGGCAAACCTTTACGGGCCGATCTCTTGAGCAAGAAATTAATTGGGGTTGGCTGGATACTATTCATCCTGATGATCATGCCAGTTTCGTGAGCCAGCTCAAAACTAGTTTTGTGGAAGAAACATCTTTGCAACTGGAGTATCGGCGATGCGATCGCAACGGTACCTACCGCTGGATTCTCAATACCGTTATTCCTCGATATATCGACAACCAGTTTGCAGGCATGATTGGCTGTGGCTTAGATATTACGGAGTCGAAGCAGAGTCAGGTGGACTTAGAGCAAGCCGTCTTAGAGCTGAAGCGCTCGAACCGAGATTTAGAAGAATTTGCCTATGTTGCTTCCCATGATCTGAGGGAACCCTTACGCAAAATCAGAAGCTTTTCTGAATTACTGCTGGAAGATTATGCCGACCAAATCGATGACAATGGCCGTCGCTACTTTGATTACATTATTGATGGGGCCAAGCGGATGGATGCCCTCGTGCAATCTGTTCTCCAATATTCTCGGGTGGGTCGTCAGCAGCAGTCCCCTGAACCCATTGATCTCAATACGATTGTTCAGCAGATCGCCAGTGACTATAGCCTGCAAATTGAACAAAAAAAAGGATGGATTGTTTATGATGAGTTGCCCACCTTAATCCTCGGCAAAGTGGAAAGCGTGCAGCTTTTCCAGAATTTGATCGGCAATGCCCTCAAGTTTCATGGTGATCAACCGCCCCACATTACGGTTAAGGCCCAACGCCAAGGCTCTCATTGGCAGATCTCAGTCAGCGATACGGGAATTGGTATCGCTCCAGAATTTTGCGATCGCGTTTTCACCATGTTTGCCCGTCAACACCAGCGCGACCAGTATCCAGGCACAGGCATTGGCCTCTCCATTTGCCGAAAAATTGTCGAGAGCTATGGTGGCCAGATTCATTTTGAAACAGAAGTCGGCAAAGGCACCACCTTTATTTTCACCCTGCCAGCAATCGACTAA
- a CDS encoding type II toxin-antitoxin system Phd/YefM family antitoxin, translated as MLISKTESATNARKEFFKILDEVANDSSVVIVKRKDAPNVAMIAESELSSLVETVHLLRSQKNAERLFSALGKSQTRDLDTPEEINTHQTLEELRQYCEQTEAADTITVTASEEPSTVSHL; from the coding sequence ATGCTAATCAGCAAAACAGAATCTGCCACCAATGCTCGCAAAGAGTTTTTCAAAATTCTAGATGAAGTAGCCAATGATAGTTCAGTGGTCATCGTTAAGCGCAAGGATGCACCTAACGTTGCCATGATTGCTGAGTCTGAGTTGAGTAGCTTGGTGGAAACAGTACACCTGTTGCGATCGCAAAAAAATGCCGAACGGTTGTTTTCTGCTTTGGGAAAATCCCAGACAAGGGATCTGGATACCCCAGAAGAGATCAATACTCACCAAACTTTAGAGGAATTACGGCAATACTGTGAGCAAACGGAAGCAGCGGATACCATCACAGTCACAGCCAGCGAAGAACCCTCAACGGTGTCCCATCTTTGA
- the ubiE gene encoding bifunctional demethylmenaquinone methyltransferase/2-methoxy-6-polyprenyl-1,4-benzoquinol methylase UbiE: MSPTPLSSDIQDIFNRIAPVYDDLNQWLSLGQHRIWKMMAVKWANPKPGDQGLDICCGSGDLARLLAQKVSPGKVTGVDFSSEQLAVADQRSKTQYPHLSLDWVEGDALDLPFSTDQFDCITMGYGLRNVTDIPRCLGEIYRVLKPGARVAILDFHQPQQAWIQQFQNWYLQSVVVPVAQRYGLTDEYAYITPSLERFPQGPEQERLAKDAGLTEVTHYPIAGGLMGVLVAMKPSNHD; this comes from the coding sequence ATGAGCCCAACTCCTCTATCCTCTGATATTCAAGACATCTTTAACCGCATTGCCCCTGTTTATGATGACCTTAATCAATGGTTGAGCTTGGGCCAACACCGTATTTGGAAAATGATGGCCGTCAAATGGGCCAACCCCAAACCGGGCGATCAAGGATTAGATATTTGCTGTGGCAGTGGAGACTTAGCCAGGCTGTTAGCCCAAAAAGTATCTCCTGGCAAAGTGACCGGAGTTGATTTTTCCTCGGAGCAACTAGCGGTTGCCGATCAGCGCAGCAAAACTCAATATCCCCATTTATCCCTAGACTGGGTAGAAGGGGATGCTCTGGATTTACCGTTTTCCACAGACCAGTTTGACTGCATCACTATGGGATATGGCCTTCGCAATGTCACCGATATTCCTCGATGTTTGGGCGAAATTTATCGAGTTCTTAAGCCTGGTGCCCGTGTGGCGATTCTAGACTTTCATCAACCCCAACAGGCTTGGATACAGCAATTTCAAAATTGGTATTTGCAATCTGTAGTGGTGCCTGTGGCTCAACGCTATGGCCTCACGGATGAATATGCCTATATCACGCCGAGTTTAGAACGCTTTCCTCAAGGACCTGAACAGGAAAGGCTAGCGAAAGATGCTGGCTTGACTGAGGTAACCCACTACCCGATTGCTGGGGGCTTAATGGGAGTTTTAGTAGCAATGAAACCCAGTAACCACGATTGA
- a CDS encoding Txe/YoeB family addiction module toxin: protein MSKRKQRIPSQSQPAKNPQRCPIFETEFREDLKDLARINPTAYDKVWKLVDECLAHPFTGMGKPEPLKHLGANLWSRRVTIADRLVYRVGHAKIDFLTCRYHYD, encoded by the coding sequence GTGAGCAAACGGAAGCAGCGGATACCATCACAGTCACAGCCAGCGAAGAACCCTCAACGGTGTCCCATCTTTGAGACGGAGTTTCGAGAAGATCTAAAAGACTTAGCTCGCATCAACCCCACAGCCTATGACAAGGTCTGGAAATTGGTAGATGAGTGCTTAGCCCATCCCTTTACTGGAATGGGTAAGCCAGAGCCTCTCAAACACCTTGGGGCAAATCTTTGGAGCCGAAGAGTCACGATAGCCGATCGACTCGTTTATCGGGTTGGACATGCGAAAATTGACTTTTTAACTTGCCGATATCATTACGACTAA
- a CDS encoding ankyrin repeat domain-containing protein encodes MSKTEVSWQTLALNINFNRDGQIGEQLYQAIHKDQAHHFHTLLHKNKIDVATYGPSFLTEAISAGSLQIIQLLIHLELSINWKYDLQEEYPLTQACRIGRLDIIKFLMQAGANINLRGYNSPLWTAIQSDSLHIAEFLINSGADINIEIDDFYNVLGIAADKGHFAGVKILTESAIHQSLNPELLNIELALQHAAMSGEAEIFDYLVDFCTHHIELFDHSAIDDLRDTLQTGIIRKSRREDPCISACTRAVGENDITRLQELIASGVDMNLYTDKGYTLLHAAIDQELIGVVHVLLDAGIDYELRDEYCFQETPLLMASSGNFPHHPAIVEALLHAGADVKATHKGMTPLMIAINTYFRQIIDIPQFLVRPSREERRRNAIQVIRLLLQFGSEVNSQNLQGRTPLMLAAQTDDSVLMQLLLFAGADPNLQDAAGKTYVDYVP; translated from the coding sequence ATGAGCAAGACTGAAGTCTCGTGGCAGACCTTGGCTCTCAACATTAATTTCAATCGGGATGGTCAGATAGGTGAGCAGCTATATCAAGCGATTCACAAGGATCAGGCTCATCATTTCCATACTTTGCTCCATAAGAACAAGATAGATGTCGCGACATACGGCCCTAGCTTTTTGACGGAGGCAATATCAGCCGGAAGCCTTCAAATCATTCAATTGCTGATTCATTTAGAGCTGTCTATTAACTGGAAATATGATCTGCAAGAAGAGTATCCGCTAACCCAAGCGTGTCGTATAGGACGGTTAGACATCATCAAATTCCTGATGCAAGCAGGAGCAAATATTAATCTGAGAGGCTATAATTCTCCTCTTTGGACCGCTATTCAGTCCGATAGCCTTCATATCGCAGAATTTCTAATTAATTCTGGCGCAGACATCAACATTGAGATTGATGATTTTTATAATGTTCTGGGAATTGCTGCTGATAAGGGCCATTTCGCAGGAGTCAAGATCCTAACTGAATCTGCTATTCATCAATCACTCAATCCTGAGTTACTGAATATAGAATTGGCATTGCAGCATGCTGCGATGAGTGGTGAAGCAGAAATTTTTGACTATCTAGTTGATTTTTGCACTCACCATATTGAATTGTTTGATCATTCTGCCATTGATGATCTACGAGACACGCTACAGACTGGGATTATCAGAAAAAGCAGGCGTGAAGATCCATGCATTTCTGCTTGTACTAGGGCAGTGGGAGAAAACGATATTACTCGCCTCCAAGAACTGATTGCGAGTGGAGTTGATATGAATCTGTATACCGATAAGGGTTATACATTGCTCCATGCGGCAATTGACCAAGAATTGATAGGCGTTGTCCATGTTCTACTGGATGCTGGCATTGACTATGAACTGCGGGATGAATACTGTTTTCAAGAAACGCCACTGCTGATGGCATCTAGCGGTAATTTTCCCCACCATCCCGCGATCGTCGAAGCGTTACTGCATGCAGGCGCTGATGTTAAAGCAACTCATAAGGGCATGACACCATTGATGATCGCGATTAACACTTACTTCAGGCAAATTATTGATATACCACAATTTCTTGTACGTCCATCACGGGAGGAGCGAAGACGTAATGCCATACAAGTAATCAGGTTATTATTGCAATTTGGTTCAGAGGTTAACTCTCAGAATCTACAAGGCAGAACTCCCTTGATGCTAGCTGCCCAGACCGATGATTCAGTACTAATGCAACTGTTACTATTTGCTGGTGCTGATCCCAACCTGCAAGATGCAGCAGGAAAAACTTATGTGGATTATGTCCCATAG
- a CDS encoding SMI1/KNR4 family protein, translated as MSKVASKLNYIFNWIESKCLDFSDCYNPGLNHQEIEDLIESLPFKISRELHDLYAWRNGTEDPNHNNGWCKDLFLFPENLFCSEPIAFFSLQDSIANYFDLYQASQETIGSDFEYEFWNYKWFPFASFENKRILYIIGDLDPSPVYLWDIDCKPKQIRVYRNITSMLSAIAECCELEIYKLIPYEYGEDDEMIIRIDEDKLSIEKAIYQKYSLR; from the coding sequence ATGTCTAAAGTTGCTAGCAAATTGAATTATATATTTAACTGGATAGAGTCTAAATGTCTTGACTTTTCTGATTGCTATAATCCTGGTTTAAATCATCAAGAAATTGAAGATCTGATCGAAAGCTTGCCATTCAAAATCAGTCGAGAACTCCACGATTTATACGCATGGAGGAATGGGACAGAAGATCCAAATCATAATAATGGTTGGTGTAAGGATCTATTTTTGTTTCCTGAAAATTTATTTTGTAGTGAACCAATAGCATTTTTTTCTTTGCAAGACTCGATAGCCAACTACTTTGACTTATATCAAGCCTCTCAAGAAACTATAGGATCAGATTTTGAATATGAATTCTGGAATTATAAATGGTTTCCGTTCGCTTCTTTTGAAAATAAGAGGATCCTATATATAATTGGCGATCTCGATCCATCTCCAGTCTATTTATGGGATATTGATTGCAAGCCTAAACAAATCAGAGTGTATAGAAATATCACTAGTATGCTCTCTGCAATTGCAGAATGTTGTGAGTTAGAGATATACAAATTAATTCCTTATGAATATGGAGAAGATGACGAAATGATCATACGAATAGATGAAGATAAGCTGAGCATTGAAAAGGCGATTTACCAAAAGTATAGTTTGCGATAA
- a CDS encoding ankyrin repeat domain-containing protein, with the protein MILRETTLLINAIDRNWLEGVQALIDTGADVNQTACCESAPILSAIKVGNIEILQILLGHGAKTNVACLGQPLTEAMWADRFDMAGLLVEAGINVNALSESGKTSLMAAAAMGELAWVKYLISVGADANIVNHDGISALVMAAYPGHQNIFNYLYALTDCEEQRQYSQSLLPSGLLYQERLRDTLTPTLVAAAAQGNISDLIRMLAEGADINKLNARGENALHVAAARGQLEVVNLLIQAGANLEVCSDSEVSALYLAVIENHADIVQALIHAGAKLEINDLIQAACFNSIDSAQILVDAGLDVNARHESGVTALETARQGKRPEIVELLRRAGAVGRFDIEFDEIPF; encoded by the coding sequence TTGATCTTGAGAGAAACAACTCTTTTAATCAATGCTATTGATCGTAATTGGTTAGAAGGGGTACAGGCGTTGATTGATACTGGGGCCGATGTCAATCAAACTGCATGCTGTGAAAGCGCTCCGATTTTGTCCGCTATTAAGGTGGGCAATATTGAGATCTTGCAAATATTGCTCGGTCATGGAGCGAAGACCAATGTAGCTTGTCTCGGGCAACCCTTAACTGAAGCGATGTGGGCAGATCGATTTGACATGGCTGGCTTATTAGTCGAGGCTGGCATCAATGTCAATGCTCTCAGTGAGTCTGGAAAGACATCGCTGATGGCGGCAGCCGCTATGGGGGAGCTCGCCTGGGTGAAGTATCTGATTTCAGTCGGGGCAGATGCAAATATTGTGAACCATGATGGCATTTCAGCCCTGGTGATGGCTGCCTATCCAGGACATCAAAATATTTTTAACTATCTATATGCCCTCACAGATTGCGAAGAACAACGGCAATACTCGCAATCTTTACTGCCTAGCGGTCTGTTATACCAAGAGCGACTGCGTGACACTCTGACTCCAACATTGGTTGCAGCGGCGGCCCAAGGAAATATTTCGGATCTTATCCGTATGCTTGCGGAAGGAGCGGATATTAATAAGCTGAATGCAAGGGGTGAAAATGCATTACATGTCGCCGCCGCACGAGGACAGTTGGAAGTGGTTAATCTTCTTATCCAAGCGGGGGCAAATCTAGAGGTTTGCTCAGATTCAGAGGTCTCTGCCCTCTATCTAGCTGTCATTGAGAACCATGCCGACATCGTTCAAGCTTTAATCCATGCCGGAGCAAAGCTAGAGATCAATGATTTGATTCAAGCCGCATGTTTTAACAGTATTGATTCAGCCCAAATCCTAGTGGATGCTGGCTTGGATGTTAATGCTCGCCATGAGAGCGGAGTCACTGCGCTTGAAACGGCAAGACAAGGCAAGCGTCCAGAAATCGTTGAGCTGCTCAGACGTGCAGGTGCTGTGGGCAGATTTGATATTGAATTCGACGAGATACCATTCTGA
- the moaB gene encoding molybdenum cofactor biosynthesis protein B: MAKQFIPINIAVMTVSDTRTEDTDTSGKLLCDRIQAAGHTLGEKVIVPDDIYQIRAVVSRWIANESIQAIITTGGTGVTGRDGTPEAIQPLLDKEIQGFGEIFRMISYDEIKTSTIQSRALSGVANGTYLFCLPGSSGACRTGWDALIQDQLDVRHSPCNLAELMPRLRER; the protein is encoded by the coding sequence ATGGCAAAGCAGTTTATTCCCATTAATATTGCTGTGATGACGGTGTCTGATACGCGTACGGAAGACACGGATACCTCCGGGAAACTGTTGTGCGATCGCATCCAAGCAGCTGGACATACCCTAGGTGAGAAAGTCATCGTTCCTGACGACATCTACCAAATTCGTGCTGTTGTGTCTCGTTGGATCGCCAATGAATCCATCCAGGCCATCATCACCACTGGGGGCACGGGGGTGACTGGACGAGACGGCACTCCTGAAGCCATTCAACCTCTATTGGATAAGGAAATTCAGGGATTTGGCGAAATCTTTCGCATGATCTCCTACGACGAGATTAAGACCTCAACGATTCAGTCTCGGGCATTATCGGGAGTGGCCAATGGCACCTACTTGTTTTGTCTACCCGGCTCATCCGGTGCTTGCCGAACAGGTTGGGATGCTCTGATCCAAGATCAATTGGATGTCCGCCACTCTCCCTGTAATTTGGCGGAACTCATGCCTCGATTGCGTGAACGGTAA
- a CDS encoding DEAD/DEAH box helicase, whose amino-acid sequence MTVPATSNFYRLHPRVQQWIASKKWPALREIQELAIPPILAGDKDVIITAATAQGKTEAAFLPIFSQLVDQPAQGIQVIGLGPLKALINDQHRRLSAIGDCLNIPVCPWHGDIGSGPKKRLLKQPAGMLLITPESLEALFVLRGQELSRLFASLSYIVIDEMHSFISIERGRQLQSLMQRVEQVVGRPVPRIGLSATLGDMSLAAEFLRPGQQERVQLVQSFAKGDELKLQLRGYRSAPPDPEEEEDETMPPPDAVEIAQHLFQSLRGEKNLIFINSRRQVERYADILRNFSAEYRVPNEFMPHHGSLSKELRAEAEEALKRDHPVNVICTMTLEMGIDVGAVQSIAQIGPPSSVASTRQRLGRSGRRAGDPAIMRVYVSVPQLSAYTSPEQALYPDLVQGIAIINLLLKGWYEPPIAGRLHISTLIQQMLSSIAQQGGIHADQAWHDFCEQGPFQEMEQDLFIKLLRCLGERDLIQQSQDGLLLLGLKGERLVNHYTFYTAFSTTEEYRISTPDRFLGTLPTAMPIVEEMVLLFAGQRWEVQSVDEEKQMVMVTPSEGEGQAPAFGGSSGFVHDQVRQTMREIYRSTDVPVYLDATAKKLLKEARQSFSDCGLDQESIVGEDEQVLLFPWRGSLIMNTLHMLLLDSGLKASQEGLAIKVKGVEPDELMPYLQSLVNLGPANPLRLADVVRNKRSEKYDWVLTDELLNHNYVARFFDPQGTWETVSEICGGG is encoded by the coding sequence GTGACTGTTCCTGCCACCTCCAACTTTTATCGCCTCCACCCCCGCGTGCAACAGTGGATTGCCAGCAAAAAATGGCCCGCCCTGCGAGAAATCCAGGAGCTAGCCATCCCCCCCATTCTGGCCGGGGATAAGGATGTGATCATTACTGCGGCCACCGCCCAAGGCAAAACAGAAGCCGCTTTTCTACCAATTTTTTCACAACTGGTCGATCAACCTGCCCAAGGCATTCAGGTGATTGGACTGGGGCCACTCAAAGCCTTGATCAATGACCAGCATCGCCGTCTATCCGCCATTGGCGATTGCCTTAATATCCCCGTTTGTCCCTGGCATGGGGATATCGGCTCCGGTCCGAAAAAACGTTTGCTCAAGCAGCCCGCAGGCATGCTGCTCATTACCCCCGAATCCCTAGAAGCTCTATTTGTCTTGCGGGGCCAGGAACTGAGTCGACTCTTCGCTTCCCTGTCTTACATCGTTATTGACGAAATGCATTCCTTTATCAGCATTGAGCGGGGTCGACAGCTCCAATCCCTGATGCAGCGAGTTGAACAGGTGGTCGGTCGTCCCGTCCCCCGCATTGGCTTAAGTGCCACTCTGGGGGATATGTCTTTAGCAGCAGAATTCCTGCGTCCCGGACAACAAGAGCGGGTCCAACTTGTCCAGTCCTTTGCTAAGGGAGATGAACTCAAGCTGCAGCTCCGAGGCTATCGGTCGGCACCCCCAGACCCGGAGGAGGAAGAGGACGAAACCATGCCGCCCCCAGATGCAGTAGAAATTGCTCAGCACCTCTTCCAGTCTTTGCGAGGAGAAAAGAATCTAATTTTTATCAACAGCCGCCGCCAGGTGGAGCGGTACGCCGATATTTTGCGCAATTTCTCCGCAGAATACCGGGTACCCAATGAGTTTATGCCCCATCATGGCAGCCTGTCGAAGGAACTGCGAGCCGAGGCAGAAGAAGCCCTCAAGCGAGATCATCCCGTCAACGTCATTTGTACGATGACCTTAGAAATGGGGATTGATGTGGGAGCCGTCCAGTCCATTGCCCAGATTGGTCCCCCTAGCTCTGTGGCGAGCACTCGCCAGCGATTAGGGCGTTCAGGCCGACGGGCAGGCGATCCGGCGATTATGCGGGTCTATGTATCGGTCCCTCAACTGAGTGCCTACACCTCTCCAGAACAGGCTCTATATCCCGATTTAGTGCAAGGGATTGCCATTATCAATTTGCTGCTAAAGGGCTGGTATGAACCACCGATCGCCGGACGCTTGCATATCTCCACCCTAATTCAACAGATGCTATCTAGCATTGCTCAACAGGGGGGTATTCATGCCGATCAGGCTTGGCATGACTTCTGTGAACAAGGTCCTTTCCAAGAAATGGAGCAGGACCTGTTTATCAAGCTCTTGCGATGTTTAGGGGAACGCGATCTGATCCAGCAAAGCCAGGATGGCCTGTTACTGTTGGGTCTCAAAGGTGAACGGTTGGTCAATCACTACACGTTTTACACCGCTTTTTCCACAACCGAAGAGTACCGAATTAGCACCCCAGATCGCTTTTTAGGCACGCTACCCACCGCAATGCCCATTGTGGAAGAAATGGTCTTGCTATTTGCAGGGCAGCGCTGGGAGGTGCAGTCCGTGGATGAAGAGAAACAGATGGTGATGGTGACGCCATCGGAAGGAGAAGGACAGGCCCCAGCCTTCGGTGGCAGTAGCGGGTTTGTCCATGACCAAGTGCGGCAAACCATGCGAGAGATTTATCGCTCCACAGACGTTCCGGTTTACTTAGATGCAACTGCCAAAAAGCTATTAAAAGAAGCTCGGCAAAGTTTCAGTGACTGTGGCCTCGATCAGGAATCTATTGTCGGAGAGGATGAACAAGTGCTGCTGTTCCCGTGGCGAGGCAGTTTGATCATGAATACATTGCACATGCTGCTCTTAGATAGTGGCCTCAAGGCTAGCCAAGAGGGACTGGCAATTAAAGTCAAAGGGGTGGAACCGGATGAGCTGATGCCGTATTTACAGTCTTTGGTGAATTTAGGTCCTGCCAACCCCCTACGACTAGCAGATGTGGTTCGGAATAAGCGTAGCGAAAAGTATGACTGGGTTTTGACAGACGAGTTATTGAACCATAACTATGTAGCCCGGTTTTTCGATCCTCAAGGCACCTGGGAAACAGTTTCAGAAATCTGTGGTGGAGGTTAG
- a CDS encoding Tab2/Atab2 family RNA-binding protein, with protein MTIWQVDFDRRPLKNTEDYPLWELTVYDPQTQMACHRLCPEPKVSPDWLIGQLQELFTLMGPPPSQFQVFRPRTLTYMQTVGEQLNISVEATRQTLGLKQVLQMRVPAYAQMPEYTGQSYDPLAIEPLPPQPMPEELWGEQWQFVTLAASELESVLLQRPIPVQSLPPQLLPSQLGLGPGTNIPGVLINGGRRAMQLAQWLQQRQPAAMQTLRAELSGLILSAGLNERYVLVTYGDPDIVSAAQGFEQGKQASQGLHFLLVQPDDSGVTYTGLWLLSALE; from the coding sequence ATGACGATCTGGCAAGTAGACTTTGATCGCCGTCCTCTTAAGAATACTGAGGACTATCCCCTCTGGGAACTCACGGTTTATGATCCGCAAACCCAAATGGCGTGTCATCGGCTATGTCCTGAACCTAAGGTCAGCCCTGATTGGTTGATTGGCCAACTCCAAGAGCTGTTTACATTAATGGGGCCACCACCCAGCCAATTTCAAGTGTTTCGGCCTCGTACCCTCACCTATATGCAGACCGTCGGTGAGCAGTTAAATATCTCGGTTGAGGCAACGCGACAAACCCTAGGGCTAAAGCAGGTTTTGCAAATGCGAGTCCCAGCCTATGCTCAAATGCCAGAATATACAGGCCAATCCTATGACCCCTTAGCCATAGAACCCCTCCCGCCTCAGCCGATGCCAGAAGAATTATGGGGAGAGCAATGGCAATTTGTGACCTTGGCCGCCTCCGAGCTGGAATCCGTTTTACTACAACGTCCCATTCCAGTGCAGAGTCTTCCCCCCCAGCTATTGCCTAGTCAATTGGGCTTAGGGCCAGGGACTAACATACCGGGTGTTTTGATCAATGGCGGCCGACGAGCGATGCAGCTTGCCCAATGGCTACAACAGCGCCAACCCGCTGCGATGCAAACCCTGCGAGCTGAGTTGAGTGGTCTGATTTTGTCCGCTGGTTTGAATGAACGCTATGTCTTAGTCACCTATGGTGACCCCGATATCGTTTCAGCAGCTCAGGGGTTTGAGCAGGGGAAGCAAGCGAGTCAAGGTCTACATTTTTTGCTGGTCCAGCCTGATGATTCGGGCGTAACCTATACAGGTCTTTGGTTATTGTCTGCCTTGGAGTAA